The following are from one region of the Dreissena polymorpha isolate Duluth1 chromosome 2, UMN_Dpol_1.0, whole genome shotgun sequence genome:
- the LOC127865781 gene encoding uncharacterized protein LOC127865781, with protein MGEPALIASDKISFVENFALSGSAAIISKTAAAPIERVKLLVQNQDEMIRTGRLDKPYKGVIDCTLRTFQNEGFLPFWRGNMANCIRYFPTQALNFAFKDNIKAMFSSAKNESYALKFGKNVMSGGVAGAMSLCFVYSLDYCRTRLANDAKAGKKGGERQFNGMIDVYKKTIASDGIVGLYRGFVISCVGIVIYRGCYFGFYDTLKPIIIGDGGSFLASFALGYVVTISAGLVSYPVDTIRRRMMMRSGEGVKYKGAIDCTMQILKNEGFMSLMKGAGANILRGVAGAGVLSGFDKFKELYLGWRLGPNK; from the exons ATGGGTGAACCAGCACTG ATTGCAAGTGACAAAATCTCCTTTGTGGAGAACTTTGCGCTTAGTGGTTCTGCAGCCATCATCTCAAAAACTGCTGCTGCTCCCATTGAAAGAGTCAAGCTGCTTGTCCAGAACCAAGATGAGATGATTAGAACTGGACGTTTGGACAAGCCATACAAGGGCGTCATTGACTGCACACTGAGAACCTTTCAGAATGAGGGTTTTCTTCCATTCTGGCGTGGAAACATGGCCAACTGCATTCGGTATTTTCCCACGCAGGCTTTGAATTTTGCCTTCAAAGATAACATCAAGGCAATGTTCAGCAGCGCCAAAAATGAAAGCTATGCCCTGAAGTTTGGCAAGAATGTAATGTCTGGTGGTGTCGCTGGAGCGATGTCCCTTTGCTTTGTCTACTCTCTTGATTACTGCCGAACACGTTTAGCCAACGATGCCAAGGCTGGAAAGAAAGGTGGGGAGCGTCAATTCAATGGCATGATTGATGTGTACAAGAAGACCATTGCATCTGATGGTATAGTTGGACTCTACCGTGGTTTCGTCATTTCATGCGTTGGTATTGTTATCTACAGAGGCTGCTACTTCGGTTTCTATGATACACTGAAACCAATCATCATTGGTGATGGTGGCAGCTTCCTAGCATCATTCGCTCTTGGTTACGTTGTAACAATCAGCGCTGGTCTGGTGTCCTACCCCGTTGACACCATCCGAAGAAGAATGATGATGAGGTCTGGTGAGGGTGTCAAATACAAGGGAGCCATTGATTGCACAATGCAGATTCTGAAGAATGAGGGATTCATGTCGTTGATGAAGGGTGCTGGGGCCAACATCCTGAGAGGTGTGGCAGGTGCAGGTGTCCTGTCCGGCTTCGATAAGTTCAAGGAGCTCTACCTTGGCTGGCGTCTGGGACCGAATAAATAA